One Elusimicrobiota bacterium DNA segment encodes these proteins:
- a CDS encoding trypsin-like peptidase domain-containing protein: MTAGLALAFALSRAFLAPVAALLPDELNTINVVKEASPSVVFVTNIAIGQNIFMDEFAIPQGSGSGFIWDREGHIVTNFHVVQNGDEFLVTLKDQTQFAAKPVGVEPRKDIAVLKLVALKKPVPALKPVKLGQSETLQVGQQAIAIGNPFGLDNTVTKGIVSALGREVVGIGGVTIHDMIQTDAAINPGNSGGPLLDSGGELIGMNTMIFSRSGSSSGIGFAVPVSLIRKIVPELIKNGRVVQPGIGVIVFTDREKYQFFGDIDGVVVRHVRQDSPAARAGVRAGDVIVGIDGKPVRNYDDLYGALENYKVGDSIILRTFRDGKKKSARVELVNVY, encoded by the coding sequence ATGACTGCAGGATTGGCGCTGGCTTTCGCTCTGTCCCGGGCTTTCCTCGCTCCAGTAGCCGCGCTTTTGCCCGATGAGCTCAATACCATCAACGTGGTCAAGGAAGCCTCGCCCTCCGTGGTCTTCGTCACCAACATCGCCATCGGCCAGAACATCTTCATGGACGAGTTCGCCATCCCGCAGGGAAGCGGCTCGGGCTTCATCTGGGACCGCGAGGGGCACATCGTGACCAATTTTCACGTGGTCCAGAACGGCGACGAATTCCTGGTGACCCTGAAGGACCAGACTCAATTTGCGGCCAAGCCGGTGGGGGTCGAGCCGCGCAAGGACATCGCGGTCTTGAAGCTCGTCGCGCTCAAGAAGCCCGTGCCCGCCTTGAAGCCCGTCAAGCTCGGGCAATCCGAGACTCTCCAAGTGGGCCAGCAGGCCATCGCCATCGGCAATCCCTTCGGGCTCGACAACACCGTGACCAAGGGCATCGTGAGCGCCTTGGGGCGGGAGGTCGTCGGTATCGGGGGTGTGACCATCCACGACATGATCCAGACCGACGCGGCCATCAACCCCGGCAATTCGGGCGGGCCCCTCCTGGACTCCGGCGGCGAGCTCATCGGCATGAACACCATGATATTCAGCCGCAGCGGCTCGAGCTCCGGCATCGGCTTCGCGGTGCCCGTGAGCCTTATCCGCAAGATCGTGCCCGAGCTCATAAAGAACGGGCGGGTGGTCCAGCCCGGAATCGGCGTCATCGTCTTCACGGACCGGGAGAAATACCAGTTCTTCGGGGACATAGACGGCGTGGTCGTCCGCCACGTGCGGCAGGATTCCCCGGCGGCGCGGGCCGGCGTGCGCGCCGGCGACGTCATCGTGGGCATCGACGGCAAGCCCGTGCGCAACTACGACGACCTCTACGGCGCCCTCGAGAACTACAAGGTGGGCGACAGCATCATTTTGCGCACCTTCCGCGACGGCAAGAAGAAGTCGGCCCGCGTCGAGCTTGTCAACGTCTACTAG